The window ATGGTCAAGTATGAGGACCTGGACAACCCGGACAAGTGGGCCATGACCTGGCGCGCCTATCTCAAGAAGGGCGGAAAATCCATTTGCGAGTAGGCTCACCCAATGACTCCCGGGAGGTGTCACCATCCCTCCCGAGGAGTTCTCGTGGTTTCGAGCGGATACCGACTGCATGAAAAAGCTGGGCCTCATCGTGAATCCCATAGCAGGCATGGGCGGCAAGGTCGGACTCAAGGGAAGCGACGGCCCCGAGATCCTCCGCAAGGCCGTGGAATTGGGCGCGAAACCGGAAGCGCCGCTCCGGGCGATCCTTGCCCTTGAACGCCTGCTGCCCGCCCGGGATCGATTCGAACTCCTGACCTACCCCTTTGACATGGGCGAAGAAGAGGCACGGGCCTGCGGATTCGAGCCCGAGGTCTTCGGGACCATCCAAAAAGGCGAGACAACGGCCGAAGATACACGGAGGGCCGCCCTGGAGATGGAACGACTGAAAGTGGATCTCCTTCTCTTCGCGGGCGGCGACGGAACGGCCCGGGACATTTACAGCGCCGTCAGGGACCGCATTCCTGCCCTGGGAATTCCCACGGGTGTAAAGATGCACAGCGCTGTTTACGCCACCAGCCCTCGAACCGCTGGCGAGCTTGCCAGGCTCTTCATTGAAGAGAGGACTTCCGAGATCCGGCTTGTCGATGGCGAGGTTATGGACATCGACGAAGCATCCTTCCGGGAAAACCGGGTTTCCGCCAGACTTTACGGGTACCTCAAGGTTCCATTCAAACGCACGATGATCCAAAGTCCAAAGGCCGGGGGATGTGCAGGCGGGCGAGAGGCCCTGGATGCCCTTGCCACCGAAGTCATCCGGGAGATGGAGGAGGACTGCCTCTATATAATCGGGACCGGGACAACCACCCGGGCCGTGATGGAGAAACTCGGCCTCCCGGGCACCTTACTGGGAATCGACGCCGTATACAACCGCCGCCTTATAGGCTCCGACCTGAACGAGTCCCGGATCCTCCGGCTCATGGAAGAAAGGCGGACCAAGATCGTTGTGGGCATCATCGGGCGGCAGGGTTATATCTTCGGCAGAGGCAACCAGCAGATCAGCGCCAGGATCATCCAAAAAGTCGGACGGGAAAATATCATCGTGATCGCCACCATGGAAAAGCTCTTGACCCTGGAAGGCAGGCCCCTCCTGGTGGATACGGGTGATGAGGAACTCGACCGAAAATTAAGCGGGTACATCCGGGTCATTACCGGGATCGGAGAGAGAGCCATGCTGAAGGTCAAGGCCTGATATCATAAGGCTCTTTCTCCAGCCCTTTCCGGCGATGACACCACGTCCCCTCAGACCGTTTCTATCAGCAACATAAATGGTAAATTTCCGCCAATTATTTTCCAATTTTTGAGATTATCCTTAAATTCTAAATTTATTATTGACAAAACCAAAAGGTTCTCGCATCATTATGTCGTTGACTGGCGGGTTTTTTTATTAGTGTCCATCTTTAAACGGTTATATCATGAATGGGCACTCAATCAGAC is drawn from Deltaproteobacteria bacterium and contains these coding sequences:
- a CDS encoding ATP-NAD kinase family protein, whose protein sequence is MKKLGLIVNPIAGMGGKVGLKGSDGPEILRKAVELGAKPEAPLRAILALERLLPARDRFELLTYPFDMGEEEARACGFEPEVFGTIQKGETTAEDTRRAALEMERLKVDLLLFAGGDGTARDIYSAVRDRIPALGIPTGVKMHSAVYATSPRTAGELARLFIEERTSEIRLVDGEVMDIDEASFRENRVSARLYGYLKVPFKRTMIQSPKAGGCAGGREALDALATEVIREMEEDCLYIIGTGTTTRAVMEKLGLPGTLLGIDAVYNRRLIGSDLNESRILRLMEERRTKIVVGIIGRQGYIFGRGNQQISARIIQKVGRENIIVIATMEKLLTLEGRPLLVDTGDEELDRKLSGYIRVITGIGERAMLKVKA